In the genome of Sporolituus thermophilus DSM 23256, one region contains:
- a CDS encoding thioredoxin domain-containing protein, which yields MDKSPNRLINEKSPYLLQHAYNPVDWYPWSEEAFAKAKAEDKPVFLSIGYSTCHWCHVMERESFEDDEVAAYLNKHFVSIKVDREERPDIDQIYMTVCQAMTGSGGWPLTVLLTSDKKPFFAGTYFPKESKWGRPGLMDVLRSVHKEWQNNRELVVWQGNKIAESLKANVAGKGQPGQLTAALLDQAYTQFERTFDERYGGFGSAPKFPVPHNLMFLLRYWRQKGEKKALAMVETTLEAMRQGGIYDHLGFGFARYSTDAKWLVPHFEKMLYDNALLCYTYLEAWQCTGNADFRQVAEEILTYVLRDMTSLEGGFYSAEDADSEGVEGKFYVFRYDEVLDLLGEKDGKIFADFYDITPAGNFEHGQSIMNYIGKDLRTVAARHNMTEQELAQLLERCRITFYNLREKRIHPFKDDKVLTAWNALMIAAMAKAARATGEAKYRHAAAKALSFIYRQLVRPDGRLLARYRDGEAAHLAQLDDYAFLLWALLEMYQTTYAAEYVEKALVLAEQMKALFWDEEGGGFFFTGIDNEELIVRPKEIYDGALPSGNSVAAAMLIKLSRLTEREEYALLAEQTLAAFSSAVSRYPAGYSFYMMALQLYLTPPLHVVIAGEASDPTTQAMLKAAEESFVPGAVVVFHAGSEDIAKLFPYAIDKTAKDGRATAYICQNFACQAPVYDVASLVKLLDKQNIYG from the coding sequence ATGGACAAAAGTCCCAATAGATTAATTAATGAAAAATCCCCATATCTCCTCCAGCATGCCTACAACCCGGTGGATTGGTACCCTTGGAGCGAGGAAGCCTTCGCCAAAGCCAAGGCAGAAGACAAACCGGTATTTCTAAGCATAGGCTACTCTACCTGCCACTGGTGCCACGTCATGGAACGGGAATCCTTCGAAGATGACGAAGTGGCAGCTTATCTCAATAAACATTTTGTTTCCATTAAAGTTGACCGCGAGGAGCGTCCTGATATTGACCAAATTTATATGACCGTCTGTCAGGCTATGACGGGGAGCGGCGGCTGGCCGCTGACGGTGCTGCTCACTTCTGATAAAAAGCCGTTCTTTGCGGGCACCTATTTTCCGAAGGAGAGTAAATGGGGCCGGCCGGGGCTGATGGATGTGCTGCGGTCAGTACATAAGGAGTGGCAGAACAACCGTGAGCTAGTAGTGTGGCAGGGTAACAAGATTGCCGAGTCGCTGAAAGCCAATGTTGCAGGCAAAGGCCAGCCCGGACAGCTGACGGCGGCGCTGCTTGACCAAGCTTATACCCAGTTCGAACGAACATTTGATGAACGGTATGGCGGCTTCGGTTCCGCTCCCAAGTTTCCTGTGCCGCATAATCTCATGTTTTTGCTCCGCTACTGGCGGCAGAAGGGTGAAAAAAAGGCCCTTGCTATGGTGGAAACAACGCTTGAGGCTATGCGCCAGGGCGGTATTTATGATCATTTGGGATTCGGGTTTGCCCGGTATTCCACGGATGCTAAATGGCTTGTCCCTCACTTTGAGAAAATGCTCTATGACAATGCCCTTCTCTGCTATACCTATCTGGAGGCTTGGCAGTGTACAGGCAACGCTGATTTCCGGCAAGTAGCCGAAGAGATTTTGACCTATGTGCTGCGGGATATGACCTCGCTAGAGGGAGGCTTTTACTCGGCCGAAGATGCCGATTCGGAAGGGGTGGAAGGCAAGTTTTACGTCTTTCGGTATGACGAAGTGCTGGATCTTCTGGGCGAAAAGGACGGCAAGATATTTGCGGACTTCTATGATATTACGCCTGCCGGCAATTTTGAACACGGCCAAAGCATCATGAACTATATAGGCAAAGACCTGAGGACGGTTGCAGCCAGACATAATATGACTGAGCAGGAATTGGCCCAGTTGCTGGAAAGATGCCGAATAACGTTTTACAACCTGCGGGAAAAACGGATTCATCCCTTCAAAGATGACAAGGTGCTGACAGCCTGGAATGCCCTCATGATCGCGGCCATGGCCAAAGCTGCCCGCGCCACTGGAGAGGCCAAATACCGTCACGCCGCCGCGAAGGCTCTTAGTTTCATTTACCGCCAGCTTGTCCGGCCTGACGGTCGCCTGCTAGCACGCTATCGGGACGGTGAGGCGGCGCATTTGGCGCAGCTTGACGACTATGCCTTTCTGCTGTGGGCACTATTAGAAATGTATCAGACCACCTATGCGGCGGAGTATGTGGAAAAGGCGCTGGTGTTGGCCGAGCAGATGAAAGCGCTGTTTTGGGATGAGGAGGGCGGCGGTTTTTTCTTTACCGGCATTGACAATGAAGAGCTGATTGTCCGTCCTAAAGAAATCTATGACGGCGCTTTGCCGTCAGGCAATTCTGTTGCGGCCGCGATGCTAATCAAGCTTTCCCGGCTGACGGAGCGGGAGGAGTACGCACTGCTGGCGGAGCAAACACTGGCGGCGTTTTCGTCAGCCGTTAGCCGCTATCCGGCCGGGTACAGTTTCTATATGATGGCATTGCAACTGTATCTCACGCCACCCCTGCATGTGGTAATTGCCGGTGAGGCCAGTGACCCTACTACCCAGGCCATGCTAAAGGCGGCGGAGGAAAGTTTTGTCCCAGGCGCTGTCGTTGTCTTCCACGCTGGCAGCGAAGATATTGCTAAGCTGTTTCCCTATGCGATTGACAAGACGGCGAAAGATGGTCGGGCTACAGCCTATATCTGTCAGAACTTCGCTTGCCAGGCTCCGGTCTATGATGTGGCAAGCTTGGTGAAGTTGTTGGATAAGCAGAATATTTATGGATAA
- a CDS encoding YmaF family protein produces MTRMTTKNMMATASSIFSVAARSLVISVTMIRNGKFFCEALVFQGFVLCSHNHRFAGVTSEVILFGDSHVHEISTNTDFFEDHHHEVGVRTGPLNLKRLVIEKDCRTILCRQSEYQHC; encoded by the coding sequence ATGACAAGGATGACGACAAAAAACATGATGGCCACTGCATCATCAATATTTTCTGTAGCGGCAAGAAGTCTTGTGATAAGTGTGACGATGATAAGAAATGGTAAATTTTTTTGCGAAGCCCTGGTTTTCCAGGGTTTCGTTTTATGTTCGCATAATCACCGTTTTGCCGGGGTAACAAGTGAAGTAATACTGTTTGGAGACAGTCACGTACACGAAATATCAACAAATACCGACTTTTTTGAGGATCACCATCACGAAGTAGGAGTTAGGACGGGTCCGTTAAATTTGAAAAGGTTGGTAATTGAAAAAGACTGCCGGACAATACTTTGTCGACAGTCTGAGTATCAGCACTGCTGA
- a CDS encoding DUF255 domain-containing protein yields MHGTGYTGAIFIWQCARALTGQGGWPLTIIMTPDKKPFFVGTYFTKENKWGRPGIISNLNTVKEQWQTNRETLVNSSDRITRLIDIENRRRGRGKLTAEILDKAYEQFTRYSDADYGGFGTAPKFPAPHNLMFLLRYWKRTGVAKALEIALAEKDYAADLPAMVHQ; encoded by the coding sequence ATGCATGGCACAGGATATACAGGAGCCATATTTATATGGCAGTGTGCTAGGGCGCTCACAGGGCAGGGCGGATGGCCGCTCACCATCATCATGACGCCGGACAAGAAGCCCTTCTTTGTCGGCACCTATTTTACCAAGGAGAACAAGTGGGGTAGGCCCGGAATTATCTCTAATCTCAACACGGTTAAAGAGCAGTGGCAGACCAACCGGGAGACCTTGGTCAATTCCAGTGACCGGATCACGCGGCTGATCGATATTGAGAACCGCCGTCGCGGCAGGGGCAAGTTAACGGCTGAAATATTGGATAAAGCATACGAGCAATTCACACGCTATTCTGATGCTGACTATGGTGGTTTTGGGACCGCGCCAAAATTTCCTGCGCCGCATAACTTGATGTTCCTGTTGCGCTATTGGAAACGCACTGGAGTAGCGAAGGCACTGGAGATAGCTTTAGCGGAAAAGGATTATGCCGCAGATCTTCCTGCAATGGTTCATCAATGA
- a CDS encoding ferritin-like domain-containing protein, whose amino-acid sequence MAKPTCSPAKASYGCHPSCMPDMDECPNHPDLYLLRDAAADERGAIADYLTCAAETCLEIFLDVAEDEMRHYVETMRLISLFDPVQAEMLEEQDLDFLVMKRPGKPKWPPTKKAQYKQDVEVVSPNKKDLPAIHCLTKAIQDELHAINKYQRYMNEAEDPRVKNHFCELMNDEKEHVAEFTAALFKLTHEPLPEETD is encoded by the coding sequence ATGGCTAAGCCCACCTGTTCCCCAGCTAAAGCCAGTTATGGCTGTCACCCTTCATGTATGCCTGATATGGATGAGTGCCCAAATCATCCTGATTTATATTTACTTAGAGACGCCGCAGCGGATGAGCGCGGGGCGATTGCAGACTATCTGACTTGTGCAGCTGAAACTTGTTTAGAGATCTTTTTAGATGTAGCCGAAGATGAAATGCGGCATTATGTGGAAACAATGAGGCTTATATCCCTATTTGATCCGGTACAGGCGGAGATGCTGGAGGAGCAAGACCTAGATTTTCTGGTGATGAAACGGCCAGGTAAACCAAAATGGCCACCTACTAAAAAGGCCCAATATAAACAAGACGTTGAGGTAGTCTCCCCAAATAAAAAAGACCTGCCCGCAATACATTGCTTAACAAAAGCCATCCAAGATGAACTGCATGCGATAAATAAATATCAACGATATATGAACGAAGCCGAAGATCCTCGCGTAAAGAATCATTTTTGCGAACTCATGAACGATGAAAAGGAACATGTCGCAGAATTCACTGCCGCCTTGTTTAAGTTGACTCACGAACCTCTACCAGAGGAAACCGATTGA
- a CDS encoding nickel-dependent hydrogenase large subunit, which produces MYMAQRICGICSTAHGAVASYLLDELYDNDIDENAQYLRNIMFAADFLQNHIRHFYFFGLPDFVIMPKQPPFVSQNCYDCRLDDEDNRRLAGHYIEAVKAAEKSHQILALFGGKAPHQHSFVHGGVAVSPTADKINQAVALNRDIHDFVQRYMIPDTELIARCYEDYYHIGKTPGRFLSFGLFRFGRKNDQVLWKAGVLDNGRLTQPELNLIQEDITKAWFERAKWMEEGEVRPAPRKPGAYTWTKAVLYRGQHYEGGPLARMTINGFYRGGTSTMDRIVARSLETLFITELMEKWLHKLKPGKPPINQKKELVRSQAIAVTDAMRGALLHCAYVEGEQVEKYDIITPTAWNFSPKNNSGNRGPAENALVGTVIPSPELKYVIPGRIIRSFDPCISCATHFVEYRTNNANKTLTGKSV; this is translated from the coding sequence GTGTATATGGCCCAGCGCATTTGTGGCATTTGCTCTACGGCACACGGTGCTGTCGCAAGTTACCTCCTGGACGAATTATACGACAACGACATTGACGAAAACGCCCAGTATTTACGAAACATTATGTTCGCGGCCGATTTTCTACAAAACCATATCCGCCACTTCTACTTCTTTGGATTGCCTGACTTTGTCATCATGCCGAAGCAACCACCTTTTGTGAGCCAAAATTGCTATGACTGCCGCCTCGATGACGAAGATAACCGACGCTTAGCAGGCCATTACATCGAAGCCGTCAAGGCGGCCGAAAAAAGCCACCAGATTTTGGCCCTGTTCGGCGGCAAAGCGCCGCATCAGCATAGTTTCGTGCATGGAGGGGTTGCGGTATCACCTACGGCGGATAAAATTAACCAGGCCGTTGCGCTTAACCGTGATATCCACGATTTTGTCCAACGGTACATGATTCCTGACACCGAGTTAATCGCCCGTTGCTACGAGGACTACTACCATATCGGGAAAACCCCCGGCCGCTTCTTATCTTTCGGCCTATTCCGTTTCGGCCGGAAAAACGACCAAGTACTCTGGAAAGCTGGCGTTCTCGACAATGGCAGGTTAACTCAGCCAGAGCTGAATTTGATACAAGAAGATATCACAAAAGCGTGGTTCGAGCGGGCGAAATGGATGGAGGAAGGAGAAGTACGCCCCGCCCCACGTAAACCAGGCGCCTATACTTGGACTAAAGCCGTACTCTACCGTGGGCAACATTACGAAGGTGGCCCTTTAGCCCGCATGACGATAAACGGTTTTTATAGAGGCGGCACATCCACAATGGACCGAATTGTGGCCCGCTCTTTAGAAACTCTTTTTATAACGGAACTCATGGAAAAATGGTTACATAAGTTAAAACCCGGCAAACCACCGATCAACCAAAAGAAGGAGCTTGTTCGTAGCCAAGCCATCGCCGTAACCGATGCCATGCGCGGGGCGTTACTCCATTGTGCCTATGTTGAAGGTGAACAGGTGGAAAAGTACGATATCATCACCCCGACAGCTTGGAACTTTTCCCCTAAAAACAATTCTGGTAATCGAGGGCCGGCGGAAAACGCTCTTGTCGGCACGGTAATTCCATCTCCCGAGCTCAAGTATGTAATCCCTGGCCGTATCATCCGGTCGTTCGACCCCTGTATTTCCTGTGCCACTCATTTTGTGGAATATCGCACGAACAATGCCAACAAAACGCTTACCGGTAAATCCGTTTAG
- a CDS encoding NRDE family protein, whose amino-acid sequence MCIILFAYRHHPRYWLIMAANRDEFYRRPSAPAHFWPDWPAILAGRDLEHMGTWLGITKNGRLAALTNYRDPTSYRPDALSRGKLVSGYLGSDQPPPAYLAAVDRQAGQYNGFNLLVGDTAGLWYYSNRHNTIISVAPGIHGLSNHLLNTPWPKIVAGRQKLAACLAADDVEEDNLWDILADRQPAPDHELPATGVSLELERAFSPIFVATPDYGTRTGTLLLIDYAGNVRFLEKTYSPAGDSIATREYSFKLRQRPQ is encoded by the coding sequence ATGTGTATAATTTTATTCGCTTATCGTCACCACCCTCGGTATTGGTTGATAATGGCCGCCAACCGGGATGAGTTTTACCGCCGCCCCAGCGCACCGGCTCACTTTTGGCCAGACTGGCCGGCGATACTCGCCGGCCGCGACCTTGAGCATATGGGCACATGGCTGGGCATAACGAAAAACGGCCGCTTGGCGGCACTGACCAATTACCGGGACCCGACCAGCTACCGCCCGGACGCCCTGTCACGCGGCAAACTGGTCAGCGGCTACCTGGGCAGCGACCAGCCGCCACCGGCGTACCTGGCGGCAGTCGACCGCCAGGCCGGTCAGTACAACGGCTTCAACCTGCTGGTCGGCGACACGGCCGGGCTATGGTACTATTCTAACCGGCACAATACCATTATTTCGGTTGCTCCCGGCATCCACGGCCTTAGCAACCACTTGCTGAACACACCTTGGCCGAAAATAGTCGCAGGGCGCCAAAAACTGGCCGCTTGCTTGGCAGCCGACGACGTCGAGGAGGACAATCTCTGGGACATTCTCGCCGACAGACAGCCAGCGCCGGATCATGAGCTGCCTGCGACCGGCGTCAGTTTGGAGCTTGAACGCGCCTTTTCGCCTATATTTGTCGCTACCCCGGACTACGGCACCCGCACGGGCACCCTGCTGCTGATTGACTATGCCGGCAATGTCCGGTTCCTGGAAAAGACCTATTCTCCCGCCGGGGACAGCATCGCAACCAGGGAATATAGCTTTAAGCTGCGGCAGCGGCCGCAATAA
- a CDS encoding (Fe-S)-binding protein, producing the protein MKKVFAPGCALMIYKPQLGKKMFEFLNQDLGDIEEHLLCCRHEPKLPAGTQVINTCPGCDRRYRELYEGITTVSLWEVLTESKAFQFPDYQGKSMTILDACPTRHQERVHNAIRTLLKKMNINVVEPAKTRTEGTCCGDSYYGVLPVEQVKEQMKKRAAEMPVEDVVVYCVSCCKAMYIGGKKPRYIVDLLFGEDTFPGTFEPDEWHAELDKFIAAH; encoded by the coding sequence ATGAAAAAAGTGTTTGCGCCCGGCTGCGCATTGATGATATACAAGCCGCAGCTTGGCAAAAAAATGTTTGAATTTTTAAACCAAGATTTAGGCGACATTGAGGAACATTTGCTTTGCTGCCGGCATGAACCGAAGCTGCCGGCAGGCACCCAGGTGATAAACACCTGTCCAGGATGCGACAGGCGGTATCGGGAGCTTTATGAGGGCATAACTACAGTATCGCTTTGGGAAGTGCTGACCGAAAGCAAGGCGTTCCAGTTCCCTGATTACCAGGGGAAAAGCATGACGATACTGGACGCTTGTCCCACCCGCCACCAGGAAAGAGTTCATAACGCGATTAGGACGCTACTCAAGAAAATGAACATAAATGTTGTGGAACCGGCTAAGACGCGGACAGAGGGCACTTGCTGCGGCGACAGTTACTACGGGGTGCTGCCGGTGGAGCAGGTAAAAGAGCAGATGAAAAAGCGGGCGGCCGAAATGCCGGTTGAAGATGTGGTCGTATATTGCGTGTCCTGTTGTAAAGCCATGTACATCGGCGGTAAAAAACCCCGGTATATAGTTGACCTTTTGTTCGGGGAAGATACTTTCCCGGGGACTTTCGAGCCGGATGAGTGGCATGCCGAGCTTGATAAATTTATCGCTGCGCACTAA
- a CDS encoding DUF134 domain-containing protein — protein sequence MGRPHKERRIEQLPPVTHYKPAGVPLRNITEEMVITVEEMEAMRLADIEQLDQATAAERMDISPATFNRLLSSAHKKIATALWQGYALRIEGGNFRIAGQRPSGRFVCQACGHQWAAPRGHGHCGRHTTCPACLSPNVSRQQ from the coding sequence ATGGGTCGTCCACACAAAGAACGCCGCATCGAACAACTCCCACCCGTTACCCACTACAAACCTGCCGGTGTACCGCTCAGAAATATCACTGAAGAAATGGTAATAACGGTTGAAGAAATGGAAGCCATGCGCCTGGCTGACATCGAACAGCTTGACCAGGCAACCGCTGCCGAACGCATGGACATATCACCCGCCACTTTCAACCGGCTTTTAAGCAGTGCACACAAAAAAATTGCGACTGCGCTCTGGCAAGGTTATGCCTTACGCATCGAAGGCGGCAATTTCCGCATTGCCGGCCAACGTCCGTCGGGCCGTTTTGTCTGTCAGGCATGCGGCCACCAATGGGCGGCTCCGCGCGGCCACGGACATTGCGGACGCCATACAACTTGTCCGGCCTGTCTGTCGCCAAACGTCAGCCGTCAACAATAA
- a CDS encoding DUF5320 family protein — protein sequence MPGSDGTGPFGTGPLGRGLGGCLGAITAFGRGIGRGLGFGRGMGRGCGMGLGGCRGMGRVAASTQGASAMMSAEQLQMMADQLEKRAAYLRSLTNKSTQETAEENK from the coding sequence ATGCCTGGCAGCGATGGAACCGGTCCTTTTGGCACCGGCCCGCTTGGCCGCGGTTTGGGCGGCTGTCTGGGGGCTATTACCGCCTTCGGCCGTGGCATAGGCCGCGGGTTAGGCTTTGGCCGTGGCATGGGCCGCGGCTGCGGCATGGGCTTGGGGGGTTGCCGCGGCATGGGCCGCGTGGCCGCCAGCACCCAGGGAGCGTCGGCCATGATGAGCGCCGAACAACTGCAAATGATGGCCGACCAGCTGGAAAAGCGGGCAGCTTACCTACGCAGCCTGACCAACAAATCCACTCAAGAAACGGCGGAAGAAAATAAATAA
- a CDS encoding 4Fe-4S binding protein, translating into MIISIASGKGGTGKTSLALLLASVRPGVTVADCDVEEPNCHLLLSPAWQDNDTNISVMTPVLDVGRCTGCGRCSEVCLFNAIAIAGGKAVIFDELCHSCGGCLLACPTSALTEGTKTIGVINSGMASVFPGVQLVSGHLRVGAPSATPLIKAVKKALAAQAGDIIVDCPPGTACAMVAAVAGSDVCLLVTEPTPFGRHDLELAIGIVRLLNLPAGVIINKSDPTADHIIEDLCREHALPVIAKLPYSPDFARHYAAGRISQEFAAIASQIWDWLAAAKEASACKNLSS; encoded by the coding sequence GTGATTATCAGTATTGCCAGCGGCAAGGGAGGGACTGGCAAGACCTCCCTTGCCCTCCTTCTTGCCAGCGTCCGCCCCGGCGTAACCGTCGCCGATTGCGACGTGGAAGAGCCCAACTGCCATTTGCTCTTATCTCCCGCGTGGCAGGACAATGACACCAATATCAGCGTAATGACCCCGGTGCTTGATGTCGGCCGTTGCACTGGCTGCGGCCGCTGCAGCGAAGTCTGCTTGTTTAATGCTATTGCTATCGCTGGCGGCAAGGCGGTAATCTTTGACGAACTTTGCCACAGCTGCGGCGGTTGCCTCCTTGCCTGCCCCACATCCGCCCTGACTGAAGGTACGAAAACCATTGGCGTCATCAACTCCGGGATGGCTTCCGTCTTCCCCGGCGTCCAGTTGGTAAGCGGCCACCTGCGAGTAGGCGCGCCTAGTGCCACACCGCTCATTAAAGCGGTAAAAAAAGCATTAGCCGCACAGGCCGGCGACATCATTGTCGATTGTCCGCCCGGCACCGCTTGTGCGATGGTAGCGGCGGTAGCTGGCAGCGACGTGTGTTTGCTGGTCACCGAACCCACTCCGTTTGGCCGCCATGATCTGGAACTGGCGATTGGTATTGTCCGTCTGCTTAACTTGCCAGCTGGAGTTATTATCAACAAAAGCGATCCGACCGCCGACCACATCATCGAGGATTTGTGCCGCGAACACGCGCTGCCAGTTATCGCCAAGCTGCCATATAGCCCGGATTTCGCCCGCCACTACGCGGCTGGCCGGATTAGTCAGGAATTTGCCGCCATCGCCAGCCAAATTTGGGACTGGCTTGCGGCCGCGAAGGAGGCATCCGCATGCAAGAACTTGTCATCGTAA
- a CDS encoding ATP-binding protein, translating into MQELVIVSGKGGTGKTSIAAALAYLAPHKVIADCDVDAANFHLIAGAAEREAHGFTAGFEPEIDQTRCTNCGVCTRLCRFDAITSGTLSSPLDCEGCGVCAFNCPQHAIAMREKEAGHWFIADTRLGLLVHAKLGLAVENSGKLVSKVRQEAKKLATAHKYPLIITDGPPGIGCPAIAAISGASLVLAVVEPTLPSRHDLKRLASLVKHFQLPLAVCINKSDLHTENTNAIAAWCADAAIPVVGRIPYSDAFRTAVNQGKTVMDTDDTSVKEPLTSMWRNLAAMLGIADRSNTSFFWSRWLSKFKQW; encoded by the coding sequence ATGCAAGAACTTGTCATCGTAAGCGGCAAGGGCGGTACCGGCAAAACCAGCATCGCGGCGGCACTAGCCTATCTGGCTCCGCACAAAGTCATTGCCGACTGCGACGTTGACGCCGCTAACTTTCATCTTATTGCCGGCGCCGCCGAGCGGGAAGCGCATGGGTTTACCGCCGGGTTTGAGCCAGAAATTGACCAAACACGCTGCACGAACTGCGGTGTGTGCACCCGTCTGTGCCGGTTTGACGCCATCACCAGCGGCACGCTCTCATCGCCGCTAGACTGTGAGGGCTGCGGCGTGTGCGCCTTCAACTGTCCCCAGCACGCCATTGCCATGCGGGAAAAAGAAGCTGGCCATTGGTTTATCGCCGATACCCGCCTGGGCCTGCTCGTGCATGCTAAGTTGGGGCTGGCGGTGGAAAACTCGGGCAAACTGGTAAGTAAGGTTCGCCAAGAAGCGAAAAAACTCGCTACCGCTCATAAATATCCGTTAATCATCACCGACGGTCCGCCTGGTATCGGCTGCCCGGCGATCGCGGCCATTTCCGGCGCCAGTCTGGTCTTAGCCGTTGTGGAGCCCACGCTGCCCAGCCGGCATGATCTCAAGCGGCTGGCCAGCCTGGTTAAACATTTTCAGTTGCCGCTTGCCGTTTGTATCAACAAAAGCGACTTGCATACAGAAAACACCAATGCCATCGCTGCCTGGTGCGCCGATGCCGCTATCCCCGTCGTTGGCCGCATCCCCTACAGCGATGCGTTCCGGACAGCGGTAAACCAAGGCAAAACCGTCATGGACACTGACGATACCAGCGTAAAAGAACCGCTAACGTCCATGTGGCGCAATCTGGCAGCAATGCTGGGTATAGCCGACAGGAGCAACACGTCGTTTTTTTGGTCGCGCTGGCTAAGCAAATTTAAACAATGGTGA
- a CDS encoding NifB/NifX family molybdenum-iron cluster-binding protein, with product MMKIAVTAHGQDQNATVDSRFGRANYFVVYDQIAGSWSYHDNTQNLETAHGAGIQAAQNLIKTGAQVLITGNVGPKAFKVLSTGGVKIYSVGNASSTVSEAIKLFNAGELPEIAAPNALEIKK from the coding sequence ATGATGAAAATCGCCGTTACTGCCCATGGCCAAGACCAAAATGCAACCGTTGACAGCCGCTTTGGGCGAGCGAACTATTTTGTCGTTTATGATCAAATAGCAGGCAGCTGGTCATACCACGACAATACCCAAAACCTGGAGACTGCCCACGGCGCCGGCATTCAGGCGGCGCAAAACCTCATAAAAACCGGCGCACAAGTCCTGATTACCGGCAATGTTGGGCCAAAAGCCTTTAAAGTGCTGTCAACCGGCGGCGTCAAAATTTATTCGGTCGGCAATGCCTCATCTACTGTCAGCGAGGCAATTAAGCTGTTTAACGCCGGTGAGCTTCCTGAAATCGCCGCGCCCAATGCGCTGGAAATCAAAAAATAA
- a CDS encoding NifB/NifX family molybdenum-iron cluster-binding protein, whose product MSLEKTEKIAVPTAGGKLCAHFGHCEQFTFFTISDGKVIAQETLTPPPHAPGIIPNWLAGQGCSLLLAGGIGETAQQILTQRGVKVLCGAPSAPPEEVVSLYLEGKLTNKHNVCDHGHHGHGCGH is encoded by the coding sequence ATGTCGTTAGAAAAAACAGAAAAAATTGCTGTCCCGACCGCCGGGGGTAAACTTTGCGCCCATTTTGGCCATTGCGAACAATTTACCTTTTTCACGATCAGTGACGGAAAAGTAATTGCCCAAGAAACGTTGACCCCGCCGCCGCATGCTCCCGGCATCATCCCAAATTGGCTGGCCGGCCAGGGATGCAGCCTGCTGCTGGCCGGCGGCATTGGTGAAACCGCTCAACAAATTCTCACGCAAAGAGGCGTTAAAGTATTATGCGGCGCACCGTCGGCACCGCCCGAAGAAGTTGTCAGTCTTTATCTCGAAGGTAAGCTGACTAATAAACATAATGTCTGCGATCACGGCCACCATGGTCATGGCTGCGGCCATTAG